From one Humulus lupulus chromosome 8, drHumLupu1.1, whole genome shotgun sequence genomic stretch:
- the LOC133795415 gene encoding beta-glucosidase 45-like isoform X2 produces MSSLGVNSYRFSISWSRILPKGIYGDVNPEGVNFYSKLIDALLLKGIEPFLTLTHYDIPQELEDRYGGWLSPKSQNDFTYFAETCFKQFGNRVKYWVTFNEPNIQAMSGYRFGTNPPSRCSTHFGNCSNGDSEREPFIAAHNMILSHAAAVHVYRTKYQKEQGGSIGIVLQALWHEPLSNSMADKAAAERARSFTLNWFLDPIIHGKYPAEMEDIAGSVLPKFSTSDQEKLNMALEFIGINHYTSYYVQDCINSSCEPGFGVSWTEGLYQQSSERTGVPIGESLPGTVDWINVYPQGMEKIVTYVMERYNNTPMFITENGYGFAENLETNTKETLHDDYRVKYMADYLDALLTAVRKGADVRSYFAWSLLDNFEWKYGYTVRFGLHQVDYATLKRSKKLSATWYKEFIEKHKGKVIIPQHNGEGFQY; encoded by the exons ATGTCGTCCCTTGGAGTTAACAGCTATCGATTCTCTATTTCATGGTCCAGAATCTTGCcca AAGGAATATATGGCGACGTCAATCCAGAAGGAGTAAACTTCTACAGCAAACTAATTGATGCTCTGCTACTTAAAG GGATTGAGCCATTTCTAACATTGACACATTATGATATTCCCCAAGAGCTTGAGGATAGATATGGAGGTTGGCTAAGTCCAAAATCACA AAATGACTTCACGTACTTTGCTGAGACATGTTTCAAACAATTTGGCAATCGGGTCAAGTATTGGGTGACCTTTAATGAGCCAAACATACAAGCTATGTCGGGTTACCGCTTCGGTACAAATCCACCATCTCGATGCTCAACCCACTTTGGAAACTGTTCAAATGGGGATTCAGAGAGGGAGCCCTTTATAGCAGCCCATAACATGATCCTATCCCATGCAGCCGCCGTTCATGTTTACAGGACCAAATACCAG AAAGAGCAGGGAGGTAGTATTGGGATCGTCTTGCAGGCATTATGGCATGAACCCTTAAGCAACTCCATGGCAGACAAGGCAGCTGCTGAAAGAGCTCGATCCTTCACATTGAACTG GTTTCTGGACCCAATCATACATGGTAAATATCCAGCTGAGATGGAAGACATTGCAGGATCTGTCTTGCCTAAATTTTCAACTAGTGACCAGGAGAAACTGAATATGGCATTGGAATTTATAGGCATCAATCACTACACTAGTTACTATGTCCAGGACTGTATCAATTCTTCTTGTGAACCTGGGTTTGGAGTCTCCTGGACTGAAGGTTTGTACCAACAAAGTTCAGAAAGAACAGGGGTCCCCATTGGAGAATCTCTGCCT GGTACAGTAGATTGGATAAATGTCTACCCACAAGGAATGGAGAAAATTGTTACTTATGTAATggaaagatacaataacacaccAATGTTCATTACAGAAAATG GGTATGGTTTCGCTGAGAATCTTGAAACCAACACCAAAGAAACTCTACATGATGACTACAGAGTGAAGTATATGGCTGACTACTTAGATGCTCTGTTGACAGCAGTGAG AAAAGGAGCAGATGTAAGGAGTTACTTTGCCTGGTCTTTGCTTGATAATTTTGAGTGGAAATATGGATACACAGTAAGGTTTGGACTTCACCAAGTAGATTATGCCACGCTGAAGAGAAGCAAGAAACTATCAGCAACTTGGTACAAGGAATTTATTGAAAAGCACAAGGGAAAGGTCATAATTCCACAACATAATGGAGAAGGCTTCCAATACTAA
- the LOC133795415 gene encoding beta-glucosidase 46-like isoform X1, translating to MGFHRLQNALLFLLEIILLLIISSSSPFILCDDDLINLNSPLPPNFLFGTASSSYQFEGAYLADGKGLGNWDVYTHIPGNIIDGSNGDIAVDHYHRYLEDVNLMSSLGVNSYRFSISWSRILPKGIYGDVNPEGVNFYSKLIDALLLKGIEPFLTLTHYDIPQELEDRYGGWLSPKSQNDFTYFAETCFKQFGNRVKYWVTFNEPNIQAMSGYRFGTNPPSRCSTHFGNCSNGDSEREPFIAAHNMILSHAAAVHVYRTKYQKEQGGSIGIVLQALWHEPLSNSMADKAAAERARSFTLNWFLDPIIHGKYPAEMEDIAGSVLPKFSTSDQEKLNMALEFIGINHYTSYYVQDCINSSCEPGFGVSWTEGLYQQSSERTGVPIGESLPGTVDWINVYPQGMEKIVTYVMERYNNTPMFITENGYGFAENLETNTKETLHDDYRVKYMADYLDALLTAVRKGADVRSYFAWSLLDNFEWKYGYTVRFGLHQVDYATLKRSKKLSATWYKEFIEKHKGKVIIPQHNGEGFQY from the exons ATGGGATTTCATAGGCTTCAAAATGCTCTTTTATTTCTCTTGGAGATCATACTACTACTAATAATATCATCATCATCTCCCTTTATATTATGTGACGATGATCTTATCAATCTTAATTCTCCATTACCCCCTAATTTTCTCTTTGGCACTGCTTCTTCTTCTTACCAG TTTGAAGGCGCTTACTTAGCCGATGGCAAAGGGTTAGGTAATTGGGACGTTTATACGCACATACCAG GTAACATAATCGATGGAAGCAATGGAGATATAGCCGTGGACCATTATCACCGTTATctg GAAGACGTAAATCTAATGTCGTCCCTTGGAGTTAACAGCTATCGATTCTCTATTTCATGGTCCAGAATCTTGCcca AAGGAATATATGGCGACGTCAATCCAGAAGGAGTAAACTTCTACAGCAAACTAATTGATGCTCTGCTACTTAAAG GGATTGAGCCATTTCTAACATTGACACATTATGATATTCCCCAAGAGCTTGAGGATAGATATGGAGGTTGGCTAAGTCCAAAATCACA AAATGACTTCACGTACTTTGCTGAGACATGTTTCAAACAATTTGGCAATCGGGTCAAGTATTGGGTGACCTTTAATGAGCCAAACATACAAGCTATGTCGGGTTACCGCTTCGGTACAAATCCACCATCTCGATGCTCAACCCACTTTGGAAACTGTTCAAATGGGGATTCAGAGAGGGAGCCCTTTATAGCAGCCCATAACATGATCCTATCCCATGCAGCCGCCGTTCATGTTTACAGGACCAAATACCAG AAAGAGCAGGGAGGTAGTATTGGGATCGTCTTGCAGGCATTATGGCATGAACCCTTAAGCAACTCCATGGCAGACAAGGCAGCTGCTGAAAGAGCTCGATCCTTCACATTGAACTG GTTTCTGGACCCAATCATACATGGTAAATATCCAGCTGAGATGGAAGACATTGCAGGATCTGTCTTGCCTAAATTTTCAACTAGTGACCAGGAGAAACTGAATATGGCATTGGAATTTATAGGCATCAATCACTACACTAGTTACTATGTCCAGGACTGTATCAATTCTTCTTGTGAACCTGGGTTTGGAGTCTCCTGGACTGAAGGTTTGTACCAACAAAGTTCAGAAAGAACAGGGGTCCCCATTGGAGAATCTCTGCCT GGTACAGTAGATTGGATAAATGTCTACCCACAAGGAATGGAGAAAATTGTTACTTATGTAATggaaagatacaataacacaccAATGTTCATTACAGAAAATG GGTATGGTTTCGCTGAGAATCTTGAAACCAACACCAAAGAAACTCTACATGATGACTACAGAGTGAAGTATATGGCTGACTACTTAGATGCTCTGTTGACAGCAGTGAG AAAAGGAGCAGATGTAAGGAGTTACTTTGCCTGGTCTTTGCTTGATAATTTTGAGTGGAAATATGGATACACAGTAAGGTTTGGACTTCACCAAGTAGATTATGCCACGCTGAAGAGAAGCAAGAAACTATCAGCAACTTGGTACAAGGAATTTATTGAAAAGCACAAGGGAAAGGTCATAATTCCACAACATAATGGAGAAGGCTTCCAATACTAA